The genomic window CGCTGCGCTGGCGTTGAAGTACGACGAGGACAAGCCCGCGCCCATCACGGAATCGCAAATCCTGATGCCGCGCCGCCATGACGACGACCGCCGCGACCTGTGGAGCGTGTTCAACCGCACGCAGGAGAACTTGACCAAAGGCGGCCTGTCCGCCCGCGCCGCGAATGGCCGCCGCCAGACCACCCGGCCCGTGCAGGGCATCGACCAAAGCGTGCGCCTCAATCGCGCCCTGTGGCTGCTGGCTGATGGCCTGCGCCAGTTGAAAGCCTGAATCCCCACGCGGCAGGGGCAGGCAGCAGCCCTTGCCGCTTCTTTCGCTGCTGCATCCCAACCGCAAGGAGTTATCACCATGAACGCCGTACTCAAGACCGAAGCCATCGCCATCGAAGCCGCCGCGCCGCTGGAAGTGGCCGACCCGACCAAGAACCTGATCTTGGTTCCCCTCTCGCAGTTGCTGCCGCGCCGTTCCAAGCGCAACGTGCGGACGACCCCGCGCCAGTCCATCCCCGAACTGGCCGCGAGCATTGCCCGCATCGGCCTGCTGCAAAACCTGATCGTCATCCTTTCCGCCGATGGCGAGGCTTACGAGGTGGTGGCAGGCGACCGCCGCCTGACCGCCTTGAAGCTGCTGGCGAAGAAGAAGCGCATCCCCGCCGACTACGAAGTGCCGTGCCTGCTGGTGCCCGATGCTTCGGCCCGCACTGTCAGCCTTGCCGAGAACGTGCAGCGCGAGAACATGCACCCCGCCGACCAGTTCGCGGCCTTCGCCGCGCTGGTCAAGGAAGGTCGCCCGGTGGAAGACATTGCCGCCGATTTCGGCGTGTCCCCGCTGGTGGTGCAGCGGCGCTTGAAGCTGGCGAACGTCTCGCCGCGCCTGATGGCCGACTATCGGGCCGGTGGCGTGACGCTGGAACAGTTGATGGCCTTGACCATCACCGACGACCACGCCGCTCAGGAAGCCGCGTTCTATGGTGCGCCGGAATGGCAGCGCAGCCCGTCCAAGCTGCGAGAGCGCCTGACCGAGCGCGAAATCGACGCCGCGCACGCGCTGGTGCGCTTCGTCGGGCTGGACGCCTACCGGCAGGCAGGCGGCGGCATCCGCCGCGACCTGTTCGCCGAAGGCGATGCCGGAACCTACCTCACCGATACCGCAGTGCTGGAGACGCTGGTGCGCGACAAGCTTGCAACGCTGGCCGAGGACGTGCGCGCCGAGGGCTGGGCATGGGTGGAGGCCGTGCCGCATCTGGCCTACGAGGAACGGCAGGCGTTCCAGAACGCCCCGCGCCATCGCCGCGAGCCGACGACCCGCGAGGCCCGCCGCATCGCGTCGCTGGAAACCCGCCTCGAAAAGATCGACGCCGAACTGGAAGATGCCTGCGACGCCGAGGACGAGGCCAAGGCCGAGAAGCTGGAACAGCGGCGCGATCAGGTGATCGGGGAACTGCAAGACGCGGAGGACGCCTTGCAAGGCTATGCGCCCGAGGTGCGCGACGTGGCCGGTGCCATCGTCACCATCGACCGCAACGGCGAGGCCGCCATTCATCGCGGCCTGCTGCGCGAGGCCGAGGCCAAGGCGCTGCGCACGCTCGACAAGCTGCGGCGCGGTTTCGGCGGCACCGAAGGCGAAGCCGCCAACGACGAGCGCGAGGACGACGACGCGCCCAAGGCCGCGAGCCTGTCCGACCGGCTGGCGCAGCGGTTGAGCGCCCACCGCACCGCCGCGCTGCAAATCGAAGTCGCACGGCATCCGCACGTCGCGCTGGCCGCGCTGGTGCATGGCATGGTGCAGACCGTCTTGCAGCCCGACGCCTACGGCGATGGCCTGCCGCTGGGCGTGCGCCTTACGGCGCAAGACCGGCTGGAAGGCATGACCCCGGACTGGCCGGAATCGCCCGCCGCCGTGGCGCTGCGCGAACTGCAACAGGTGGCCGGTGAAGCCTTGCCGGAGGACAGCGCCGAACTGTTCGCCGCGCTGGTGGTGAAGTCGCAAGACGAACTGGTGCGCCTGCTGGCGGTGTGCGTGGCCGCGACGGTAGACGTGGTGACGCCTCGCGCCACGACGCACCAGCGCGGCGAGGAACTAGCGCAGGCCGTGGGCCTCGACATGGCCGCATGGTGGAAGCCGACCGCAGAAGGCTACTTCAAGCACGTTTCCAAGGCCGCGATTCTGGATGCCGTGGGCGAGTACGCGCCCGAGCAGGTCAACCGGCTGGCGAAGCTCAAGAAGGCCGACATTGCCAGCGAAGCGGAACGGCTGGCCGATGGCACGGGCTGGATGCCCGCCATCTTCAAGGCCGAAGGCCCGGAAGCTGCGCCGCAGGAAACGCAGGAACAGGACGCCCCGGAGGATGCCGAGGCAATGGCGGATGAGCCCGCCGAGGCACTGGCCGCGTGATTCCGTAACATGGCCCCGGCGCGCCAAGCTGGGGCCTTTCTGCACTTCAAAAAGCGGAGCAGCGATTCTGCTGCACTCGTTTCACAAAGACCAAAGCAAACGTGTCGAAGCTCGCGACCCAGTGTCGTCAAGAACCTGAATTTCGCTAGTTCATTGTTGAGGGCGCATTAGTTACTACACACCCATCAATCCCGTCGATCTTTAAGACACCTTCTTTGAATTTGGCATGTTCCTGTGTCGCGCGCGTGCAGTCCCACAGGATACTGACGATCCGCGCGTCCTTGTATTTCGCGTCGGCGCGATAAAGCGAAGCGTCCTCAGCAATCTCGCCGATAAGAGCCTGGAAGGACTTCTTCACGTCCTTCCGGTATTTGACCTCAATGATCGTGTGGAGCGACGGCAGGTAGAGATCAATGCGCGGATTCTTCTGTCCGACGGGCTGGAGGTTCACTTCGTCTGCGATGTCATTGAAGATCGGGCCGAGCAGGAAATAGAGAAGATTCTGGACGTGGTATTCGTTCTCTACCAGCCACTTAACGGGTTCCGCGCCCCTGGTCCGGCCTGCATCCTCCCACGTCCATCGTTTGAGGCCAACAGGGATATGCTCCAGAAACTCCAAGAGGTCATCGAGACTCCAGCCTTTTGGCGGCACGGCAGCCACGTCCTGATTGACTTGGTCGAAGACGTAAACCATCAAACTTAAGAGCGCCGTTGAGGCGCTGTCTTGCGCCTGAGACCGGAACTCGCCCATGAAACGGCCGATCAGGGCCATGCGGCTCTGCTGATCGTCGATCCGCCGTATCATCCGGTAATGAAGAAAGAGCGGCACGCAGGCACTGCCATAGATGGAGGATTCGCCGCTGTGGACATACGCCGCGATATCTTTCTCGAAGAGATTGAGATGGTCGCCGCCCGCCTGCTGCGCAAGGAAACCGGATATCCAATTCTCGAACTCGCGGGCGATACGCGCATCGTTCATCCGCCCGGCCAGCCATTTCACGGCCATGACTCCGAATACGTCCGAGACCCATGGGCGCGGAGTGGAGTCGATCTTTGCGGCCTGCCCGAGCAGGCGCGAGACATCCGGGCTGGAGACGGTTTCGTCCAGAACACCGAGGCCCGCAATTGCGCAGCGTTGGTACAAGGAGAGCGCCGAAAAGTCGAAGGATGGTGGGCTGTCCTTCGACAATCCTAGGAAATGCAGAAAGTAGACTTTGAACGGGTCAGCATGCGCGCTCTCAATCACCTTGCGGTGCAGGTACTCACGCAACTGGTACACATTGTCTTTTTCTACAGGAACCATTGGGATTGCCCGATCTTCCCGATCATTACCGAGTCGTTCCAGCCCGGAAGCTGGTTGAGCCATCCGAGATTCCGGGCAATAAGGTCGGAATAACTGATCGTCACCGGCATGGGATTTGGGAAATAGCTGCGCCAGGAATGCGAGGCGAAGCTGTAGAGCTGCGCGCTCAGATACTTGATGTCCTTGAAAGTCGAGTCCTTATGAACATCAAGGATCACGCCGCGCGGATGCCCGTCCGTGTCCTGCCGCAACTCTCGCTGGCCGATCAGATAGACCAGCATCTCATGCTTGGAGAGTTTGAAGGTCTTTCCGCGCGGGGGAGCGAGCCGCCCCTTCTGCACGCCCGCCGTCGCGGAGTCGAACATATGCAGCCCGTGATCTTCCGAGATTTTCACGAAGGCGTATTCGATTTGATATTCGCGGTACTTGTCGATCACGGCGCGCACGGCTGCGATCTCGTCTTTGTTGAACTTCTTGACCTGCGCGTGAAAAATCAGGCGGATCGTGTCGCCTTTCTGCCAGTTCATACGCTTCTGGATTTTCTCGATGGTCTCATCGAGCACCGAGGTCAGCGCATCGCAGTAGGCGTCCGGCACGACCGCCTTCGATGTGTTAGAGACGATGTAGCTGCCGTCGCCGGAGAAGACTGTGGTGATGCCCATGATCCGCTGGTTATCGGCCCCGCGCTCCTGCCCGATATTCGCGCTGCCGATGCCGATGACGAGTTCATGGGAAAGCGTCGGCGAGGATTTGAGCAGCCACGGAACGCCGCCCATCTTGGCGTAGCAGGCCAGCGCCATATTATTGAGCGAGTAGCCGAGCGAGTAATCGGACTGCGATAGAAGCTCGATGGTGAAGTCCTGTACCGGAACCTGATGCAGGAAGAAGAGGCTCTTGCCGAGATAGTACGGATTCTCCGTGACCTTGAGCTTCTTGAAGGACTGCCGGACCTGAACGAGCGCCAAGTCCCAACGCCCGCCGTCATCCGCCTTCTTCCGGATCGCGGTTTCGATGGCGTTCTTATACGCCTCCACGCTGTCGGTTGCCGTCGCGAACACTTCGACGCGGCTCGTTCCGAGCGTGAACTTGCCTTCAAGGCCGTTGCTGAAATACTTGCTGTTCGAGATGCCTTTGAGGAGCTTGCGGACAAACTGCTCGACGCGCCCCTTGTCATGCTGGGCGCAGATCACACAGATCGAGGGATCATTTCTATCGAAGGTCCGCTTCGTATAAGGGCCGCTCTGGGTCAGGCCCTTTTCGGCCCAATCCGCTTCGCCGTTGTCGTTGAAGACGAACACCGGCTTTGGCATCTGCCCGCAGTCCTTCTGAATTTCGGGCGAATCTTCGATCTCGATGCGCGTGCCGTCGATTAGCGTGATGCTCTTCGACTGGATGTACTTCTTGAGCGTGTCGATGCGCGCTTTCTTATTCTCACCGCCATTAAAGATGGAGACGGATTGCCGGATACCCTCGACGATGGCGTCTTTCTTCGTGCCGTGCGTATGCAGGATGTAGGCATCGAAGTTCTCGCGGCTGGCCTCCAGATAAACGTCTTTCGCCTCGGCCTGAACGACCTCGCCGTCAGGCCGCGTGATGAAGAGCGTGTCGCCCTTTCGGGCCTTCACCGAGCCCAGGAGTTTCCTGTATCCGTCCTCCTGCTGCGTGACCACGTAACGGCCCGTGAGATCGAACCCGGCATTGAGGAAGAACAGGCCATTCTCCTTGACCACTCGGCGCGTTGTGCAATCAATGACGAGGCACGGCTGGCCCAGAACGGTGCGTGTGTCGATGGCGTACTTAGCGCAGACCTTGAAGGGGTAAGCATCGCCCAGAATCGGAACCAGAAGATTGTCTTCCGGCCTGGCGCTCACCAGTTCGATAGGGTTGAAGCCGGAGGGATTGCGGCCTAGACCCGCAAAGTGCCGCGTCAGACCGTCCTTCACTAGCGAAAAGAAGATGCCGAAATTGTCCTTGAGCGCGATGGCCTGCTGGGTGCCGGACACAGGGAACGTGCCGTCTCCCGAGAAGATGAGGATATTGTCGCCCTGGCGGCGGAACGAGTGGGTCGATCCGTGCGTCGCGCGAAAGCCGTCCAGCGTCTCCTTGTCATAGGGAACTTGACGGGCTTCAAGCTCCAGTTCGGGAGTTTTGAGGGGGAAAGCGTTTAGGACGATAGGCAAGGTGCGCATCCCTCTTAGGTCCGCGACGCTTCGGCTGCGACGTGTCCGGCGAACTCCGTTACGAAGGTGCGCAGCCCCGTCATTTCGGAAAGCTCCGCATAGTCGCCGGTCGTAGCGGCGGCGCGCGGTGATGTCAGGATGCACGCCACCGTGTAAAGCTGCTCCTGCATTAGCTTTCGGCAAAGGACGTTGTAGCGCTGCGCGTAGGACGCATCCCTGAAATCCGGGAAGACCGGGAAGTGCGGCGACGTGTCCCGAACCGGGGTAGCAGATTTCGGGCAATCCTCCAGCAGCATCAGCCAGCCGATAAAGGGCTTGGTCTGTTCCCCGAATGCGCCTTCGCGGAAAGCCGTCCACAAATCATGCGCCGTACCGATGGCTTCTTCAGTGCGATTGTTGAAGTTGTTGCCGAAGGACGGCCCGACTTGACTCTTGAACTCGAAGGCCGCGATGAGACGACCTTGATTCATGACGAGTAAGTCCCAGAGCTTTGTCGGCCGGAAATATCCGGGCAGTGTGAGGACGCGACGTTCCAAATGGAGTTGTGCATGAGCAAGGCCGTTGGCGCGCACGATGTCCTTTATCAGCGCGACGAATCCATCCATGTTCTTGCCACCGGTGACACTGGCGCGCTCGCCCTGATCGACGACCCCAGCTTCGACTTGCTTCTGTCGCGCCTTCTCTCGATTTCCCCAGAACGCCATAACAGCATCCCGTGCTTTCGTTTCATAGTCCGCTAGATCAAGCGCCATAACTTAGTCCCCGTTTCCGCCGAGCGCCGCCTTTTCCTGGCGGCTCAATCCGTACAGTTGAAATGTTGCCGCATTGCAGGCCGCGAGGTCGCGCACGTCGGCTGCGTTGATAAGCGCAGTCTTGAGGGCCTGCGGCACATCGCTCCAGCGCGGCAGACGCAGGCGGCGCAGATACTGCGCTTGAAAGCGCAGGAAGCCGCCATGCATCTTGGTTGAATATGTTGCGATAAACAGCCGGGTCACGGACGAAAGGAGGACGGCTTGCAACGCCTTCAAGTCCCACTGGCTCGCCGTGATGTAGTAGAGATTGTGATGAGGGTAGAGCTTGCCTTCCTCAAAAACGATGTGGGCCTGCCCCTTGATGTCGGGGATCAGGAGCTTCGGCGTTTCGGCAATGGACGGTGTGATTCGGTCGATGGTGCGATACCAGTTGGCAGGCACTTTCTGCGCGCAATGCCGCCCGGCGATCTGCTCCTTCCGCAACTCCAGATAGCGTTTGAGCAGCGGATAGCGCGCGAGATCGACAAGCTTGCCATCATCGGCGAACGGGTTAATGACGCCCAGGCCGCGCCACTTCACGGTGCCGTCCGCAATGTCCTTCGTCATCGCGAGTGGCAGCTTGCGGTCCTCTTCGACAGTGAGTTCGTCCATCAGCCCGATGAAGGCTTTATCCGCTCCGGTCGCAACGCCGATTCCGACTTTGCAGCCCGTATCCTCGAGAAGAGGAAAGGTTGCCTCAAGACGCCGGATGATGGCCATCTGATCGGATGAATCGAGAATCCACGGCTCCGCGCCGCTCGCCACACCGTCAATCAACTGCACGGCACTACCCTTTTCAGGGCGGTGCGATGAAGTCAGATCCAACGCAAGCGCGTGTAACGCCTTGGCCTCCACGGGCGGACGATGGGCGATCCGCGTGCTTGTGCCGCGCTCACGCGCAATGACGGTGATGGCCGGATAGGCGATCACCTCTGAATGAAAGGCCGGCGTATCGACCATATCGACGTAGACTTTCAGATGGAACTGCTCGGAAACGAGGTTCCTAAGCGGCCCGCCATAGCGGTTCTTCATCCAGCGGTCCGCACAGATGAATCCGAGAACGCCACCATTCGTCAGCGACCGCAGCGACCGTTCGATAAACGGGATGTAGAGATCGGCGCGGTCGTAGATCGTTGTGTAGCGCGAGCGGTATTCTGTCAGCAGGACATCGGGAACCCGTTCCTGCCGCACATAAGGGGGGTTGCCGATCACGACATCGAAGGGGTCGGGAAGATCAGCCAGCAGGAAATCGTCATTGACCAGCCACGCATCGGCCAGCGCGATGGATTGCGAAGCCGTCAAGCCGCTTCGGGACAGCAAGTCGATGACCTGGCCGCGCGTTTGCGTGAAGGTCTCCCGATGAAGCTCGACCGCACGAATAGCGCCTGCCAGAGCCTTCACGGGGATACGCGGATCATTCGAGGTGTTCCACGCTGCAAGAAGCCGCTCGATAGCCGGCAGCAGGAAGTCCCCGCCGCCAAACGACGGTTCAAGGAGCTTGAGTTTGTGTAGCGGACGGTCGGCCCTATACCCGCAGAGATCGAGGAGGAACTCGACGATTTCGCGGCGTGTAAATACGGCACCGCGCGCTTTGATGCCGGCGTCGGTTGCAAGTACTTCGACAGCCTGCGCGACCGGGCAAAGTCCCGGCAAGGACGACTGCCGGGCGGCAAGTCCCCTGGCACTCTGCTGGGCAACTAGCACGGAACTCATTGTGGCTTCCCCAGCAGCGGCCACTGTTCCGCGACATACCGTTCCGTAGCATCGCGTACGACCCACGCGACAGAGACTTTCTTGCTCCGGGCGAGGGCTTCGAGCATTTCGTATAGCTCGGGAGGAAAGGTCACGGACGCCCTCGGAGCCGAATCACGCTTGGGCTTTGAGGTAGCAATGTCTTTTGTTGCTGGCATGGCCTAAACACTGTCGGATAGATGATGCACCACTTTACACCAAGGTGGTGCACGACTCCAATTGGTCAGTCGTGCCCGTACA from Stenotrophomonas sp. 704A1 includes these protein-coding regions:
- a CDS encoding ParB/RepB/Spo0J family partition protein, producing MNAVLKTEAIAIEAAAPLEVADPTKNLILVPLSQLLPRRSKRNVRTTPRQSIPELAASIARIGLLQNLIVILSADGEAYEVVAGDRRLTALKLLAKKKRIPADYEVPCLLVPDASARTVSLAENVQRENMHPADQFAAFAALVKEGRPVEDIAADFGVSPLVVQRRLKLANVSPRLMADYRAGGVTLEQLMALTITDDHAAQEAAFYGAPEWQRSPSKLRERLTEREIDAAHALVRFVGLDAYRQAGGGIRRDLFAEGDAGTYLTDTAVLETLVRDKLATLAEDVRAEGWAWVEAVPHLAYEERQAFQNAPRHRREPTTREARRIASLETRLEKIDAELEDACDAEDEAKAEKLEQRRDQVIGELQDAEDALQGYAPEVRDVAGAIVTIDRNGEAAIHRGLLREAEAKALRTLDKLRRGFGGTEGEAANDEREDDDAPKAASLSDRLAQRLSAHRTAALQIEVARHPHVALAALVHGMVQTVLQPDAYGDGLPLGVRLTAQDRLEGMTPDWPESPAAVALRELQQVAGEALPEDSAELFAALVVKSQDELVRLLAVCVAATVDVVTPRATTHQRGEELAQAVGLDMAAWWKPTAEGYFKHVSKAAILDAVGEYAPEQVNRLAKLKKADIASEAERLADGTGWMPAIFKAEGPEAAPQETQEQDAPEDAEAMADEPAEALAA
- a CDS encoding argonaute/piwi family protein, with amino-acid sequence MRTLPIVLNAFPLKTPELELEARQVPYDKETLDGFRATHGSTHSFRRQGDNILIFSGDGTFPVSGTQQAIALKDNFGIFFSLVKDGLTRHFAGLGRNPSGFNPIELVSARPEDNLLVPILGDAYPFKVCAKYAIDTRTVLGQPCLVIDCTTRRVVKENGLFFLNAGFDLTGRYVVTQQEDGYRKLLGSVKARKGDTLFITRPDGEVVQAEAKDVYLEASRENFDAYILHTHGTKKDAIVEGIRQSVSIFNGGENKKARIDTLKKYIQSKSITLIDGTRIEIEDSPEIQKDCGQMPKPVFVFNDNGEADWAEKGLTQSGPYTKRTFDRNDPSICVICAQHDKGRVEQFVRKLLKGISNSKYFSNGLEGKFTLGTSRVEVFATATDSVEAYKNAIETAIRKKADDGGRWDLALVQVRQSFKKLKVTENPYYLGKSLFFLHQVPVQDFTIELLSQSDYSLGYSLNNMALACYAKMGGVPWLLKSSPTLSHELVIGIGSANIGQERGADNQRIMGITTVFSGDGSYIVSNTSKAVVPDAYCDALTSVLDETIEKIQKRMNWQKGDTIRLIFHAQVKKFNKDEIAAVRAVIDKYREYQIEYAFVKISEDHGLHMFDSATAGVQKGRLAPPRGKTFKLSKHEMLVYLIGQRELRQDTDGHPRGVILDVHKDSTFKDIKYLSAQLYSFASHSWRSYFPNPMPVTISYSDLIARNLGWLNQLPGWNDSVMIGKIGQSQWFL
- a CDS encoding PaeR7I family type II restriction endonuclease, yielding MAFWGNREKARQKQVEAGVVDQGERASVTGGKNMDGFVALIKDIVRANGLAHAQLHLERRVLTLPGYFRPTKLWDLLVMNQGRLIAAFEFKSQVGPSFGNNFNNRTEEAIGTAHDLWTAFREGAFGEQTKPFIGWLMLLEDCPKSATPVRDTSPHFPVFPDFRDASYAQRYNVLCRKLMQEQLYTVACILTSPRAAATTGDYAELSEMTGLRTFVTEFAGHVAAEASRT
- a CDS encoding Eco57I restriction-modification methylase domain-containing protein; this translates as MSSVLVAQQSARGLAARQSSLPGLCPVAQAVEVLATDAGIKARGAVFTRREIVEFLLDLCGYRADRPLHKLKLLEPSFGGGDFLLPAIERLLAAWNTSNDPRIPVKALAGAIRAVELHRETFTQTRGQVIDLLSRSGLTASQSIALADAWLVNDDFLLADLPDPFDVVIGNPPYVRQERVPDVLLTEYRSRYTTIYDRADLYIPFIERSLRSLTNGGVLGFICADRWMKNRYGGPLRNLVSEQFHLKVYVDMVDTPAFHSEVIAYPAITVIARERGTSTRIAHRPPVEAKALHALALDLTSSHRPEKGSAVQLIDGVASGAEPWILDSSDQMAIIRRLEATFPLLEDTGCKVGIGVATGADKAFIGLMDELTVEEDRKLPLAMTKDIADGTVKWRGLGVINPFADDGKLVDLARYPLLKRYLELRKEQIAGRHCAQKVPANWYRTIDRITPSIAETPKLLIPDIKGQAHIVFEEGKLYPHHNLYYITASQWDLKALQAVLLSSVTRLFIATYSTKMHGGFLRFQAQYLRRLRLPRWSDVPQALKTALINAADVRDLAACNAATFQLYGLSRQEKAALGGNGD
- a CDS encoding CopG family transcriptional regulator codes for the protein MPATKDIATSKPKRDSAPRASVTFPPELYEMLEALARSKKVSVAWVVRDATERYVAEQWPLLGKPQ